In Mucinivorans hirudinis, the DNA window ACCTGATTCTCAATCTGTTCTTCAGCACCTTCCTGTTTCTTGGTACCCATACGACCAATCCGGTGACAATGATCGCGATCATCACGATTGTCGAAATTCCTACAATACGTTTTCCGATTATGCGACTGTCATCTTTGAACATCAACCAGCGATGTAACTGTCTGACTTGTGCAAAAAAACTATTCGGATCGTAAGTATAGGTTTCAATAATATCTCCGCTGTAAGGATTTACATAAACCGATGTTCTGTTTTGTCCCTCAATACCGAGCCTATAGGTTCTTTCCACGTCAGACGATATCTGGACGCTTGACACAGAAACGGAATCGGGTAATTCAAGTGATACCTTTTGAACGATTTCACTTACAGTCAATCGTTTATCGCCAGATTCACTTACAAAATATCGTTCACTGTTGGCATATTCTGAGATTTCTGTTTCAAAAACCAGTATCGCTCCCGTAATACAGATTAACGATACAAAAAGCCCCACAGGAATTGATAACCAAAGGTGAAGTTTCTTGAAACTTTTCTTCATCTGCGTATATTCTTATAAATTAGCTAATTATTAATCATTTACACTTTTTGTCTATTGAGCCGGTTTTCGTTCTGAAAATCGGGCAGACCGCCCCACGCGGCGGTCTGTGGGCGCGCAAATGGGCAGATAATCATAGCTGTTGGTATGCTCAAAATGAGATTATGACAATTTCATCTGCGTATATTCTTATAAATTAGCTAATTATTAATCATTTACACTTTTTGTTTATTGAGCCGGTTTTCGTTCTGAAAATCGGGCAGACCGCCCCACGCGGCGGTCTGTGGGCGCGCAAATGGGCAGATGCTCATCCCTGTTGGTATGCCCAAAATTAGATTATGACAATTTCATTATTTCAATTTATTTATGTCCCACCAAACACGAGCTTTGGTTATAACGGTTATGTTTTTTTTCTTCACTTGAGCAATGTTTGTTTGTGCTTCCGTTTCAGGATACATCAAACGACCTGGGTATTCACCCGCAGCGGCACTCTCCGAGTTAGGGATAGAAGGTATGCTCAGCCTACGAAAATCACACCAAGCCTCAAAACCGCTTATTGAATTGAGTGCAAGCCATTTTTGTAGTATAATCCTATCCAATGTATTATTGAAAGCAACGTCAGCTTGAGAGAAATAAGCATCAGTATCAGCTTGCGCTACTTCCATATATTTAAATGAAGCCCTCACTCCATTCTCGTAAAATTCTTGAGTATTACCGCTGATCCATCCCCTTTGTGCAGCTTCGGCTTGTAGGAACCAGCTCTCAAAATCTCCCAGCAGAACTATCGGTTGAGTAGAACTTTTTAGAATCCCTCCCGGTTTATTGCCATTTTCTGATGGCCCACGGAATGCTGATGTATTTGTTTTGTTATATACGGCACTACTCCCTAAATAGCCAAAAGGAACACCTTTGTAGTCGCCATTGGGATTTTCGACATACAATTTACCAACACGGGGGTCATTCAGAGATTCATATCGGTCGATAATGTATTGCGTTGGGCGGATGTAGGTATAGGTTGTTGTCGTTTTATTAGACGTATTTCGATAATATGTACTCCAGAACGGGTTAAGGTTGCTGGCATTGAATCCGGGCTGAACAAATGCAATTTCTGTAATAAACCCATTTCCATCACTATTTATTTTGGCAATCTCGTCAGTGATATAGCTGCTTTCGCCTACTTCGCTTTGCCTCAACAGAGCTCGAAGTTTTAAGGTATTGGCAAATTTCATCCACTTCACAGGATCGCCTGCAAATACGATGTCAGCTGACCTCGGAACAGATTCGCGTGCTGCCGGCGTTTGTTTTAACATATCAATAGCAACGTTTATCATCTCCATTGACTTTTGATAGACATACTTGCCATCGTCATATACCGGGCGTGGATATTTATCGTCCTGCAATGCTTGATCAAAAGGCACATCACCATATACATCCACCAATCTCATATAATGCCAAGCCTGCATAATTCGTGCGATCGCTCCATAATGTCTCGCACCTTCTTTGTCTGCCTGCTTTTTCAGTAGTTCGTAGTAATTAAGATACGTATAACCATTCTCCCAAATAGGTATACCATCACGCTTAGCCATTATACTGAAACCATTATAGAGCTGCTCTTTTTTATAACTGTTCGTTCCATCAGTATTTGGACCCCAATATCCTGCCCAGAATGATCCGAGTTGATTGAGTTGCGTTACTTCTTGTAGAGCGGTGTGATAGAGTGCCGCAGGAAGTCGATATTCCAATGTCATATACTCCTCGGTAGGGTTGTTCGGGTCATCATTCACATCAAGGAACGATCCACATCCGGACAATCCTATTGTCATTAAAGCTATGATGATGTATATAAATCTATTTTTCATTTTCAATCTATGTTTAAAATATTGCATTTATAGAGAATCCAAAAGTTCTATAAGGCGGAACTTGACGGAAACTCGAATATCCGGCTGTATTGTTGTAAAGGTATTCAGGGTCGCCCATATCGTTATCTCTATGACGTATTACAAATAAGTTGGTTGCTTCTGCTCCGACTGTGATTTTTTTCACAAAGCCAATCTTTCTCATAGCGGCATCCGGTAGAGTGTATTTTATTGAAAGAGTTCTCATTTTGAGATAATCACTCGGCACGGCATAATTGACTGAATATCCTGCAACATATTTGTTCCAGTAAGATGATTTGTCGCTACCCTTTGCCACAATATTTGTGTTTGGAGCGTAGGTCGTATTACCTTGCGCATCTGTTTGAGCTATAACCGAGTTAGGTATTATAAACTCTTTGCGACCATACTCCGTAGTCATCGGATGCGTTCCCGCTTGAATCATTGCGTTAATCAATTCGGAATACATCCATCCTCCCAAACGACAGTCGAAGTCCGCGTAAATGCTCAAATTTTTGTATCTGAACGAAGTTTGCAACCCGATTTGATGTGGCGGAACCATCGTACCTTTATAAGTTGGTGCAGCTGCTGCCGAGGGCAATCCTGTTACGGCATCTACGATGATACGTCCCTGTGGATCACGCGCATAATCCGTCACTTTTAAGCTCGGATATGCCCGCCCCTTAATTGCATAAGATTGACGGAAAATGTTATATTCTTCTGCCTCACCGCTTCCGTACAAATCCTTAACCTTATTATCAATATAAGTGTAATTCACTCCCACATTCCATCGTATATCCCGTGAGCGAATAATATCTCCATCAATTGAAAACTCCCAGATGTTGTTTTCAAGTTCCCCTAAATTAACCATTGTAGTAGTGTACCCTGTAGCAGCCGAGCTGGTCGCTGCAAATATCTGCCCTTCAGAATTAGAGTAAACATAAGCAAAATCGACATTTAGTCTATGATTGAAAAAGCCTAATTGTGTACCTATCTCAAAGGATCTGACAAACTCCGGCTTTATTTCTCTATTTGGATTTTTTGACGAAGGGATAAAACCGACTAAATCACCATATGGGAATCCTCCGGATTGTGAGTAAGCCAGAGCCAAAGCATAGGGGGTTAGGTTTATATTACCTGTCTTATTGTATGAGGTGTATATTTTACCAAAACTTAGAACCTCAGCATCTTTTAGCGCTGAGATAGCATCAGAAAAAATGAATGAGCCACTCACACCCGGATAGAAATAGGAGCGATTATCAGGATTAAGAAGTGAAGTCCAGTCGTTACGCCCTGTAACTGTCACGAACAAATAGTTATCGTATCCGACAGTTGCTTCACCATAAATTGCCAGTTGTCGTTCGCGAGCAATTCTGGAAGTGCCACCCAGATTTCCAATACGACTCCCTTGATTGAATAGGTCGGAAAATAAAAGATTACTTGCTGCGAGATTGACATTTTTCGTGTAATCATCTCTAAAATTCTGCCCCAATATCCCGCTAACTCTGAATTTTCCAAACTCTTTATTCGCAATAAGGATAAAATCACCATTTAGTCTTCTAAAATTAGACGAACCATCTGCAACGCTACCTTGCACGCTTGCTCCTGAGCGTTTAGAATCGTAACGGGCAACCGTATTTCGGGTTTGGGTAGTACTACTATACAATCCTAAGCGATACATAGCCTTTAACCAAGATGTAAATTGGTACTCAAATTCCACTTTACCGTTGATCAGTTGTTGCTCGCTTTTGTTTCTGTAAGAATCAATCAGGAAATATGGGTTCTTAACCGTAGTTGTAAAGAAATTACCCGGATTTCCTAAAGAGTTTTCGTCTTGCCAATTTTTCATTTCAGAAAGAGGAAAGTTAGCCGGCATTTTATACATAGATATCCACGGACCATCCGGTGTAGTTTCGGTTGATGTGTAAGAGTAGTTCAGATTCGATGCCACGCGTAATTTCCCGAAATTCTGAGTTGTATTAAACCTGATTCCGTTTCTCGAACTTTTATCATTAGGGATTATGCCTTTAATTGTAACGTTTTGCAAAGACATAAAATAACTTCCATTGTCCGTTTTTTTCGAAAACGACAGGTCATTTTGCATATTAAGTCCCGTATCGAACAAATCGTATCGCACATCTTTGTTTGGTGCGGCATATAGCACCTGAGGTTGTGTGCCGTTTGGTAACACAGTTCCAAAATCTTTCATTGTTCCGTCAAACGAAGGACCCCACGAAGCATATTCGGTAGGGCTATACACCCCATCAATGCCTTGACCAAATTCAGTTTGTGCCTTGGGTATCAGACATACGTTAGAGAATGTGGTAGTTTGTTTGAAGTTAATCGTACCTTTGCCTGAGCCACTCTTTGTTGTTATTATTAATGCCCCATTTACGCCTTCAGATCCGTAGAGAGCTGCGGAATTTGCCCCTTTCAGAACAGTGACACTCTCAATATCATTGGAATTCAAACGATTGATATTTGGAACAGGGACTCCATCCACAACATACATAGGGCTGTTATCTCCTGTTAGAGAACGTGAACCTCTCATTACTACTTGAATATTGGGGTCTACCTTGCTATCAAACATATTGACGCGCAATCCCGCAACTCTGCCTGTGAGGCCGGTGAGCGGATTTACGGGTGCTCCCTCGTTGAGTTGCTTATTCGAAAGAACTTCGGTAGCACTCCCCAACTCCCTTGGAGAACGTTTGATTCCCAATGCTGTGACAACTACTTCCCCCATAGTGAATGCCGATGGTTGAAGTTTAATTTGTAGAGGATTTATGTCGGTGGTAACTTCGGCTGTGTGGTATCCCATAAATGAGATAACAAGCGTGTCGCTCCGATACACATTAATGGAGAACTTACCCGTATCATCCGTTGTTGTGTAATTATTCGTACCTTTCGCAATTACTGTTGCATAAGGAATCGGTTGATCGTCGTCCGCAGAGAGAACGAACCCAACCTGGGTTAATTCTTGTCTGTGATGTCCTTGTCTGTTTTGTTGGGCAAATAATGTAGTACTTAACAAAAGGAATAGTGCCGCGGATAATAGCTTATTCATATTAGAACTTTAATTTATCAGTGTGCAAAGTTCAGGTTTTGGATACAACCACACAATCCCAATATGTAGGTAAAAATACGGTAAAACATCATTATGTTATGTTACTCCCAAAAAAATCCGAGCCAACAAATACCCATAAAACACGATTATATACCATTAGTGTGAGTGGAAGAGTCCTTACCTTTGCAAAAGTATAATACTCCCCTCTCTTCGGACAGTTTTTGTATCTGCTTAATATAGTATTTGTTTCTTGGTACTACTGGGTTTTGTATGGAAAATAGTATCATAGTATAACTTATCAAAAACCACCTTAACTGTCTTTGCGGCGAAAGCCGTAATCTCCTGCTCACTTATTATTAAGCAATTCACATCTATGAGGAGATTGCGGCGAAAGCCGCAATGGCAACTAAAAGTATTATATTGAAAATAAGTAATATATAATTACATCACACGAAATCCAGTAGAACCTGTTTCTTTGCTCTCGGGTTATTGTTAGTTGTTGTTTTAGTGTTTGTTTCATTTCGTTGCCCTTAAGGGCAACGAAATGAAACAAACTTTTTCTATGCCGCCGTCATATAGACCTCACTCGGAGTCTTGTATTCAAGCGATTGATGTAGCCTTTCGGTGTTGTAAAGACGAAAATAGTCAGTCAAGCCATCATATAACTCTTTGCCGCTGCCGGGGTTCGACAGGTAAATATACTCATATTTTACGCTGCGCCACAACCTTTCGACAAAAATATTATCCAAAGCCCTACCTTTACCGTCCATACTTATCTGTATCTCATTTTCTTCAAGTATCTTAACGAACTCCTTGGCCGTGAACTCACTCCCTTGGTCGGTGTTGAATATCTCCGGCTTGCCGTATCTGGCAATAGCCTCTTTGAGCAACTCTTGGCAGAACTCGCTATCGTGAGTATTGCTTATCCCCCAAGCCAACACAAAGCGCGAATGCCAATCAATGATGGCGCACAGGTACATATAACCTCCATTCATTGGGATATAGGTGATGTCGGTACTCCAAACCTGATTTACCCTGTCAATAGTTAATCCTCGCAATAGATAGGGGTATATCTTATGCTCCTTATTATGCCACGTGGTGTTAGGCTTGGGGTAGATAGCACTGATGCACATATCCCGAAAGTAACGACGCACTCGCTTAGGGCTTATCGTAAAACCTTTCTTTCGCAAGTGTTCAGTCATCCGCTCGACACCATAGAAAGGCATTTTGGTATAGGTGCGGTCTATCTCTGCTTTAACAGCAAGCTCATCTGCACTTGCTCTTCCTTTGCTCGCATAGTATATGCCACTGCGGCAAATGTTTAGCAATATGCACTGCTGAACTAAACTCAGCCGAGGATGATTCTTTTCTACCATCTCTCTACGCTCGGCTAACGAGATTTGAGTAGCTCCCACTTTTTTTTTAAGAACTCGTTCTCTATCTCAAGCTGACCAATCTTGCGATAAAGATTGTTCTCTACCTGCTCATCAGACTTGACTTTACGCTCCTTGTCAGTCGAGAAAATGGCGGTCGCTCCCTCCTTGAACTGCTTCTTCCATACCCCAACCTGCGTCGGATGAACTTCATAAATCGAAGCAATCTCATTGACCGTCTTCAAGCCCTTGATAGCCTCCAAGGCTACTGCAGCTTTGGTCTCTGCCGAAATCTTTTCCCTCATCGTTTGTCTCATTTTTTATGAGACCAAAGATAACCAAATTATAGCTTAAACTGCTGTCCTATTTTGGGGGAGTATTATATTCTCAAAAAGCGAGCAAGTGCACGACAAACTGATAGGAATATACATCGAAAACAACCTCTACCAAAGAACACCATAAATATACCAATTCAGCTATTTTGAAACACTACCAGTACGCCAAATCTTCGCAAGATGGTCAATTAATACTTTTGCTGTAGCGAAAGACATAAATGAATCATTACGCTTGTCATAACCTTCGTAGAATTCAGAATAGCCACAGTATTTACATCTCAAATTACAAGCATCCGTAACTTCAAATACTAAAGTACGGAGATTTATGATGTTATTTTCAACCACTTGCTTTGAAGTTATGGGTATAAACTTTATTTTCTCTTTCATTTTATTTTATTTTTATCAAAAGAAGTAATGGATTGTCATCCTCTTTGAGGGTTTTAACAATCTTTTGTGTCTCGGGCGGCAATTTATCAATATTGTCAATGAGGAATGTTGCACGGAAAAACACAGCCATAAATCCTTCGCTCAGGGTTTGATATTTTGCAGAAAGCGCACATTGATTATTGAGAAGACTCAATGAATGATTAGGTGGATTGCTATTATCTACCTTAAGTCTGAAAATTTGCCTCTTCTTTTTGTCGTAGACATAGAAACTGCCCTCAACATTAAAACTGAGTTTGAGGTCGTAATGTGTTTGCAGGAATAGGTATCTATCAGTTTCAAGAGCTGGGATTGTCATACATTCGGTCGTGTTGTAATTTGTAGCATCCACAAAACGTGGTGCTACCTCCAAGGTTTTATTATTCACAAAAAACACGGTGTCACAACATTTATTGGTCAAAAAAACACCATCCTTGCCTCTGATAAGTGATGGGTAAAATAGGTCTGCAAAGTAGTACGGGTCATCGTTTATTGGTCGTTCAAAAGCGATGTTTATCTGTTTTATCAGCTTTGAAGTCGATTGCGAAATAAGGAAGAAATAGTGCGGCATATCTTCAGTCCAATGGTGAGGTTTGAAGCTACTATAAACTAATAGAGTATCGCCATTTATTCGGAAGAGATTTTTTTGAGTCGGAATTTTGTAGGGAATATTTCTTTTGAAATTAAACAATGTGTCGTACTCTACAAATTTTTTGCCCATCGCATCGTCTACCGTTATGGTGTTACTCTCTTCATCAACCATAAATTCAAGTAGCATTAGATACTCCTGCGGTCCCCGTCCTTCTCTATTCATCTTTCGCACGGAATTACCATTAAAGTCATAAACATAAATGTCTTTTTCTTGCTTTGTATATATTCTCTCTGTTTTTTCATTTACATAAAAATCTGAAGTAGTAACATCACGCACATCAACAAAATAACCTTGGTTGACTCCTCCCATCTTGATAATTCGCACATCGGCAACATCACTCAGCTTAAGGTCAATTTCAGGATATGATTTGCGGTAGTCGAAAACTATCAACTCATCTTGAGTGTCGCTCCTACCACAAGAGAAAGCACCTGTCAATATCAAAGTGCTTATGAACAATTTAATAATAAGGTTTTTCATAAAAGTGAGTGTTTAGTGGTGATGCGTTATACTGTCATTGCAGACTCTACTCGCAAATTAAATGCAGCTTATATGCTTATTTTCAATAGGCATATGATTGCATGTCAAGCCCAAAATGACAACAAAGCAATTTGATTTAGAATCAAAAAGTCAAAAAACGCCTGTTAATATAATAATTATTATATCAAGTAGTTACAATTAATAACAAAAAAGGTATTGTTAAATTAGTATTGATAGCTCCCCATTAAGTTTTAGAAATAGTAGTTTCAAGGATTTTTCTATCATATGTAAAGCTTTGCTATAACATTTTCCTTTACGTTTGAAGCGAGCTAAATAATGCCTAATTCTACTGTTATATCCCTCTACTGTAAATGTTTGAGCTTTTGATCGTATGTGTTTTTCGGCAGGAATAAATTCACAATAACTTTTCCAATGATCTGAACAATATGTACCTACATCTATATTCCGTAGTCCATCCCATAACATTAACCCTGTCTTTGTGGAGCGGTCTCCGCAGACAAAAGGGATAAACCATTTTGCAAGTCTATCAACAGCAATCCATATCCAACAGTAGTTTTTTTGACAGTAAATATGTATGCAACTCATCAAGCTCAACAATGGATGCACTTTGCTCATTTACAGGCAATTCGACACGAGAGCCCCACTCTTTAATCCAGTAATAAACAGTAACATGGTTTATGTTTAGTATTCTGCCGATGGCTCGAAAACCCAAGCCTTCTAAGTACATTGACAATGCCAAACGTTTAGTATCCGCAGACTTTACATCAGACTTCTTTTCAACAGTGTAATGGTATTTACAAACACTACACCTATATCGCTGACGGCCCTTTACTATGCCATCTTTGCAATAATTCGCGCTCTTACATCTTGGACAATTCATAACAGCTTTTTTTGCAAAGATAATAAATCTAAGTATGTTCTCTAAATTATTTTATATTATTTTGTATCTTTGCGCCTATGGGCCGAGTAAATACACCACAACTATCCACGCAAGAGCGCCTTGTCTTAGAGCAGGGCTTTCGGGACGGCGGGAGCCATTGCTTTCGTACACGTTGCCACGTCATCTTGCTCAAAGCAGACGGTCGCACCTCTAAAGACGTGGGCTTAATAACAGATATGAGCCATGTCAGTGTGAACCATTGGGTTAAACGTTTCAAATCCGAAGGCATCTCAAGCCTCCGTAATAAGCCGGGGCAAGGGCGTAAACCTATTCTGGACTCAGAGGATAAGGAAAGTTTATTGGAAGCCGTAAAGGCACATCGGCAACGTGTACAGGTAGCCAAAGCTGAATGGGAAGCCAGTCGTGGCAAATCCATCAGTGATAGCACTCTGCATCGTTTTTTAAAAGTGCTCACGGAAGATATAAGAGGATAAGAACCCGTCCCAAAGGTAAACCTGACAAAGAGTACTATCAACATCAGGTTGAGGTTATCTCGAAACTTGAACTTTTGAGTCAATCCGGAGAAATTGATATCTACTACGGAGATGAGTCCCATGTCTGTTCCCAAGGATATGTTCCCTACGGCTGGCAATTCCCGGGGGAAGATATACATATCCCTGTTGAGAAGGCATACAAGATCAATATATTGGGATTTGTCAACAGACTAAGTGAATATATGGGTATGATGACAGAGGAGTGCATCAATGCTGATGTAGTCATTAATTTCCTCGAAAATCTTTCTTTCAATATAAAAAAGAAGACCGTACTTATTTTGGATAATGCTAGTGTGCATAAATCCCGTAGCATAAGAGAAAGAATACCTTTTTGGGAGAAGCGTGGGCTCTTCATTACTTATCTTCCTCCATATTCTCCACATTTGAATATTGCGGAAACGGTATGGAGAAAACTCAAAAAGGAATGGCTGGATCCACAGGACTACGTGGAAAAAGACAAACTCTTCTATGCCGCTAACAGGTGGCTGGCAGCACTGGGTAAGCAAACGGAGATCAAGTTTAGCCATTTTAATAAAAACTTATTTTGATGAGGTACTTATCATTATTAACCGACTAAAATCGGATTTTTGTTAATTATTTCTGCAATCGTTTAGTAATCAGCATGTATTTCCGCATAAATAGTCATTTCAAAATACCTACCCCCCTCAAAATAGTGCCATTTGTATCGTTGGGGCTCGGCTCGATGAGCAAAAATTAGCCCCTTTTCGCTTGTGATAAGTGCGTTTGCAGTTCTGAATCATCCAAAAAATATCCAGATAACTCGTCAAATGTATCCTCACCAACACCGCAACAGTCGAAAATGCTTTGTCAGTCTGCGTTTTGACTTTCAACACCGTCAAAAGTAGATGAGCAATGAGCGTTATCCATATCTGCGTCTTAATTCCATTCTCGGTCTCAGAGTAGAAAAAGTGTAGTTGAAAATTCTGCTTCAACTTCTTAAACAACAGCTCTATTTGCCAGCGGCACTTGTAGATAAAAGCCACATCCTCTGCACTGATTTGAAAGTTATTGGTGATAAAAACCAATATCCGACCCTTTTCATCACGATAAACAACTTTCCTTAAACAAACCTTCTTCTGCTCCTTATTATCCTTGTAATTCAGATGAATGTGCTCCTCTGATATTACTCCAAACTCTTTGTCGTTCAGCACTTTCTCTGAAATAACCTCCTGTACCTCGTAAACAGCATTGCGTTTCAACCGTCCGACAAACCAAACTCCCTCTTCTGTCCAGCGGGCATATTGCCCATAGTCGTTGTACGCCTTGTCGAAACAAATCATACTCCCTGCTGTGAGGTTGAGCTTGCTCAGAAATTTCTTATCGTGCATTTTTGCCTCGCTTATATTGACGTGCTTGGCACAATCGGCGTGAGCGTCTATCATCATATGCACCTTCAATCCACCCTTCTTCTTACCATCTCCTTTGGGGTTACGACCTACCCCCTTCATTATGTCCGAAAATAGGCGAATAGTGGTAGAATCGAAGATGTAAAACTTCTCAAAATCCACCCCCTTAATTCGGCTGACCGACAAAAGTGGCGAGTAGTGGCTCAATAACTCAAAGTAGTAATCCCTGAACAAAACCTCATCTCTATCTCGCAAAGCATCGCCTATGGTGCTTTTGGCGGGCGATTTATCTAGCCCCAAATAGCTCAACTTGCCTTGCAAGCCCTGCATTGCTGCTGCAATCTCGCCCACAGAATCACACCTGCTAAAGACCCCAAAGAGCAAAGTTATCAACTGCTCCCACGAGCGAAATCGTTTGTAGTACCTATCCGATTTGTGACGGTGAACTAACAGGTCAAACTTCGCTCTTGGCAGAAAATCTACAACCTGTTTGAAAATCGGCTGACCGACTAAATTTTTATAACTATCTTTGCCCATAGTTGAATCTTGTATTGTTTGCACTTACAAAATTACAACTATCGGGGTAATTCTCTTCAAAGGGGATTACCCCTCTCTTTTTTTCTCAACTTTTTTGTCGGTCAGTAATGTAAATCTATATTAATTTAACAATACCCAAAGTATATGTAATGACTCTGAGGTGTAGTTCAACTAACCTCAGAATCATTACGAAGTTTATGCGGGGTTACATTCTGTGTATTCTTATTTTAATATCGAATTAGAGCTATCATTAGCCTTTAAGGAATCAAAAACCTTTAAGGAATATGAGTCGGAATATTTATCCGCTGAAGCAACTTCGCAGGCGCATCCACATAAACATCCAACACATACGCATCCGTTATAACCACCTT includes these proteins:
- a CDS encoding SusD family outer membrane protein; this encodes MKMKNRFIYIIIALMTIGLSGCGSFLDVNDDPNNPTEEYMTLEYRLPAALYHTALQEVTQLNQLGSFWAGYWGPNTDGTNSYKKEQLYNGFSIMAKRDGIPIWENGYTYLNYYELLKKQADKEGARHYGAIARIMQAWHYMRLVDVYGDVPFDQALQDDKYPRPVYDDGKYVYQKSMEMINVAIDMLKQTPAARESVPRSADIVFAGDPVKWMKFANTLKLRALLRQSEVGESSYITDEIAKINSDGNGFITEIAFVQPGFNASNLNPFWSTYYRNTSNKTTTTYTYIRPTQYIIDRYESLNDPRVGKLYVENPNGDYKGVPFGYLGSSAVYNKTNTSAFRGPSENGNKPGGILKSSTQPIVLLGDFESWFLQAEAAQRGWISGNTQEFYENGVRASFKYMEVAQADTDAYFSQADVAFNNTLDRIILQKWLALNSISGFEAWCDFRRLSIPSIPNSESAAAGEYPGRLMYPETEAQTNIAQVKKKNITVITKARVWWDINKLK
- a CDS encoding SusC/RagA family TonB-linked outer membrane protein (potentially interrupted by a Tn) gives rise to the protein MNKLLSAALFLLLSTTLFAQQNRQGHHRQELTQVGFVLSADDDQPIPYATVIAKGTNNYTTTDDTGKFSINVYRSDTLVISFMGYHTAEVTTDINPLQIKLQPSAFTMGEVVVTALGIKRSPRELGSATEVLSNKQLNEGAPVNPLTGLTGRVAGLRVNMFDSKVDPNIQVVMRGSRSLTGDNSPMYVVDGVPVPNINRLNSNDIESVTVLKGANSAALYGSEGVNGALIITTKSGSGKGTINFKQTTTFSNVCLIPKAQTEFGQGIDGVYSPTEYASWGPSFDGTMKDFGTVLPNGTQPQVLYAAPNKDVRYDLFDTGLNMQNDLSFSKKTDNGSYFMSLQNVTIKGIIPNDKSSRNGIRFNTTQNFGKLRVASNLNYSYTSTETTPDGPWISMYKMPANFPLSEMKNWQDENSLGNPGNFFTTTVKNPYFLIDSYRNKSEQQLINGKVEFEYQFTSWLKAMYRLGLYSSTTQTRNTVARYDSKRSGASVQGSVADGSSNFRRLNGDFILIANKEFGKFRVSGILGQNFRDDYTKNVNLAASNLLFSDLFNQGSRIGNLGGTSRIARERQLAIYGEATVGYDNYLFVTVTGRNDWTSLLNPDNRSYFYPGVSGSFIFSDAISALKDAEVLSFGKIYTSYNKTGNINLTPYALALAYSQSGGFPYGDLVGFIPSSKNPNREIKPEFVRSFEIGTQLGFFNHRLNVDFAYVYSNSEGQIFAATSSAATGYTTTMVNLGELENNIWEFSIDGDIIRSRDIRWNVGVNYTYIDNKVKDLYGSGEAEEYNIFRQSYAIKGRAYPSLKVTDYARDPQGRIIVDAVTGLPSAAAAPTYKGTMVPPHQIGLQTSFRYKNLSIYADFDCRLGGWMYSELINAMIQAGTHPMTTEYGRKEFIIPNSVIAQTDAQGNTTYAPNTNIVAKGSDKSSYWNKYVAGYSVNYAVPSDYLKMRTLSIKYTLPDAAMRKIGFVKKITVGAEATNLFVIRHRDNDMGDPEYLYNNTAGYSSFRQVPPYRTFGFSINAIF
- a CDS encoding Mobile element protein is translated as MGATQISLAERREMVEKNHPRLSLVQQCILLNICRSGIYYASKGRASADELAVKAEIDRTYTKMPFYGVERMTEHLRKKGFTISPKRVRRYFRDMCISAIYPKPNTTWHNKEHKIYPYLLRGLTIDRVNQVWSTDITYIPMNGGYMYLCAIIDWHSRFVLAWGISNTHDSEFCQELLKEAIARYGKPEIFNTDQGSEFTAKEFVKILEENEIQISMDGKGRALDNIFVERLWRSVKYEYIYLSNPGSGKELYDGLTDYFRLYNTERLHQSLEYKTPSEVYMTAA
- a CDS encoding Transposase, which codes for MYLEGLGFRAIGRILNINHVTVYYWIKEWGSRVELPVNEQSASIVELDELHTYLLSKKLLLDMDCC